The following DNA comes from Alienimonas californiensis.
CGCAGGACGCCGAAGCCAGCTTCCTCGCCGGTTCCGCGCTCTCGCAGAACGAATTAAACCGTTATCTGGAGGCCGTGCCCGCCAGCCGGATGGTGCAGTTCGTGGACGCCTGCTTCGCCGCCGGGCTGCGGTCCGATCCGTCGAAACCGACCAAGGCCTTCGCCGCCGACGCCGAGGCGGCGCTGCAATCCTTCACCGGCCGCGGCCGCATCTTCTTCGGGGCCGCGGGGGAGGACGAAGAGGCCCTCACCGCCCCGGACAAGCAGCGGAGCGTATTCACCCTCCATCTGCTCGACGGGTTGAAGGGCGGGGCGGACGAGAACCTCGACGGGGTGGTGACGGCGTTTGAGGTGCAGGCCTATCTGGACCGCACCGTCTCCGTGGAAGCCGCCCAGCGGGGCGGTCTGCACAGCCCGCGGGTGGAGTTCCCCGCCGACGTGGTGAACCCCAGCCGCTACCCCCTCACCATCAACGCCGCCGCGCTGGAGTCGCGGACCGCCGCCGCGAAACTGCTCCGCACGCGGCTGAACGCCTTGGAGGCGTTCTTCTACGCCGGGAAGCTGAACCTGGCGCGGCTCGAACTGGCGCGGGATCTCGTGAAGCGCCCCGAGAAAGCCCTCGCCGGCCACGAACGGATCGCCCGCGACGAGGTGCTGGCCGCGATCGACCGCGGTTCGGTCGACGCCCGGATGTCGCTCGCCCTGGACCGGATGGGCGCCCCCTCCCTGCCGGCGGCGCCCAAATCGATGCACCTGCGGGCGACCGTGCCGGCGCCGCTGACGCTGGAGGGGCACGACCGCCCCGTCGCCGCCGTCGCCGTCTTGCCGGACGGGTGGCGGGCCGTCAGCGCCTCGGCCGACGGGACGCTGAAGGTCTGGAACCTCGCCACCCGAACCTGCGACCGCACGCTGGGGGGCGATCAGGGGCACGGGGGGAAGGTCTCCGCCGTGGCCGTCACCCCGGACGGGCTGCGGGCCGTCAGCGGGTCGGCCGACCAGACGTTGAAGGTCTGGGATCTGGCCACCGGAGTCTGCGAACGCACGCTGGAGGGGCTCGCCAGCAACGTCACCGCCGTCGCCGTCACGCCGGACGGCAAGCGGGCCGTCAGCGGGGCCTGGGATAAGACGCTGCGGGTCTGGGACCTGAGCACCGGCGAGGCCGGCGATCCCCTGGAGGGCCACACGAACTGGATCGCCGCCCTGGCGATCACGCCGGACGGGACGCGGGCCGTCAGCGCCTCCTACGACAACGACCTGCGGATCTGGAACCTGACCACCGGCGCCTGCGAGCGCACGCTGACGGGCCATTCCAACAGCGTGACCGCGGTGGCGATCGCCCCGGACGGGCAGCGGGCCGTCAGCGCCTCGGGCGACGGGACGTTGAAGGTCTGGAACCTCGCCGACGGGAGCTGCGAGCGAACGCTGGAGGGGCACTCCGAATGGGTCGACGCCGTCGCCGTCACCCCGGACGGCCGCCGGGCCGTCAGCGGCGCCTGGGACGGGCAACTGAAGGTGTGGAACCTGTCGACCGGCGTCTGCGAACGCACGTTGCAGGGCCACGCCGGCGTCGTGAACGCCGTGGCCGTGACGCCGGACGGCGGGCGGATCGTCAGCGGCTCCCACGACGACACCCTGCGGGTCTGGGACGTCTTCGAACCGGACCGCTGACCCGCCGCCGGTACCCTGTCCTGAGCCTTCGCCCCGCAGCCCCCGCCGTCGCCGTGTCGTTCGCCCGCCGTCCGCTGCCGCTCGTCGCTTCCGGGCCGTTCGTCGCCGCGCTGGCCTTGTGTCTGCTGACCGGGGCGACCGCGTTCGCCCAAGCCCCCGCCCTGCCCAACGGGGCTACCCCGCCGAACGGGGCGGCGGCTCCGGACGATCGGTTCTCCGCGGAGGAGGCCAACGCCGTGGCCGGGCGGGTGAAGAACGAACCGCGGCACGCCCTGATCGTCGGCGTGCCGGACTACGCGGACGCGGCCATCCCCGACCTGCCCGTCTGCGCGCCGGACGCGAAGGCGGTCTACGACCTGCTGACCGACCCGGCCGTGGGCGGCGTGCCGAAGGCGAACGCCACGCTGCTGATCGGCAAGGACGCCTCCCGCCGCAACATTCTCAAGGCGTTGAACGACCTGCGGGCCGTGCCGCAGGAGTCCACGGTCTTCTTCTACTTCAGCGGTCACGGCGCCCGGGTGGGGGATCAAACGTACCTGATCCCGCAGGACGCCGAAGCCGCCTTCCTCGCCGGCTCCGCCCTCTCCCAAAGCGAACTGGACCGCTATTTGAAAGCGGTGCCCGCCAGCCGCGTGGCGCTGTTCGTCGACGCCTGCTTCGCCGCCGGCCTCCGCACCGACCCCGGCCGTCCCACGAAAGCCTTCGCCGCGGACGCCGAGGCCGCCCTGCAATCCTTCACCGGCCGCGGCCGCATCTTTTTCGGCGCCGCCGGCGCCGACGAGGAAGCCCTCACCGCTCCCGACAAACAGCGGAGCGTGTTCACCCTCCACCTGCTCGAAGGCTTGGGCGGGAAGGCCGACGGCAACGGCGACGGCGTGGTGACGGCCTTCGAGGTCGCCGCCTATCTGGACGGCACCGTCTCCGCCGAGGCGAGGAAGCGGGGCGGCCTGCACCGGCCCCGGGTGGACATCCCCGCGGACGTCGTCGACCCCAGCCGCTACCCCCTCACGATCCACGCCGCGGCATTGAAGTCGCGGACCGCCGCCGCGGTGCTGCTCCGCCAGCGATTGGACGTGCTCGACGGGTTCTTCCTCGACGGCGCCCTCACCCGGCCCCAGCGCGATCAGGCCGCGACGCTGCTATCGACGGACGAACCGCGCCTCTCCCGCCTCCAGCGGCAGGCCCGCGACACGGCGCTGGCCGCGGTCGAACGGGGCGCGGTCGACGAACGTCTGACCCGCGCCTTGGATCTGATGGTCGAACAGGCCCCCCCGCCGTCGACCGGGGCGCCGTCGACCGGGGAGCCGAAGGGCCCCACGCCGATGCGGCTGCGGGCGGTCGTGCCCCCGCCGCGGGTGGCGGAGGGGCACCTCGCCGGGGTGCTGTCGCTGGCCGTCGCCCCGGACGGGCAGCGGGCCGTCAGCGGATCGTGGGATAAGACGCTGCGGGTCTGGAACCTCGCCGAGGGAACCGCCGAACGGACCCTGGAGGGCCACCGGGAACGCGTGAACGCCGTGGCGATCACGCCGGACGGGACGCGGGCGCTCAGCGGGTCCTGGGACCGCACGCTGGCGGTCTGGAACCTCGCCGACGGCCAGCCGGAGCGGGCGCTCAACGGGCACAGTTGGGGCGTGCTCGCCGCGACGATCACGCCGGACGGGCAGCGGGCGCTCAGCGGGTCGTGGGACAAGACGGTGCGGGTCTGGACCCTCGCCGACGGCCGGGAGCAGTTCGTTCTGAAGGGCCACGCGGAGCAGATTAATTCAATCGCGGTCGCGCCGGACGGCGGACGGGCGGTCAGCGCCTCGGACGACGGCACGCTCCGGGTCTGGAACCTCGCCGACGGCCGGGAGGAGCGGGTCCTCGAAGGCCACGCCGCCGCGGTGCGGGCCGTGGCGATCGCCCCGGACGGCGAGCGGGCCGTCAGCGGGGACAAGCACGGCGCCCTGCGGATCTGGAACCTGACCACCGGCGCCGCCGAGCGGACCATGAAGGGCCACCCCGACGGCGTGAACGCCGTGGCGATCACCCCCGACGGCCGGCGGGCCGTCAGCGGGGGGGGCGACGGCACGGTGCGGGTCTGGAACCTCGCCGCCGGCGCCGCCGAGGGCACGCTGGAGGGCCACACCGGCAGCGTGAACGCCGTGGCGATCACCCCCGACGGCCGGCAGATCGTCAGCGGCTCCAACGACCGCACCCTCCGCCTCTGGGACGCCTTCGAGCGGGAATGAACTGCGTCGAATCCCGGTTCTCCCCTCTCCCCCCTTTTGGGGGAGAGGGGTCGGGGGTGAGGGGGCGGCGACTCCCGGACGCTCTTCGACGGCCCGCCTCGCTCTCCCGCCGGTCCGTCACCGCACAGAGCGGGGGCGGGTGAGGGTGCGTCACCCTCACCCCCGGCCCCTCTCCCTGGGGGAGAGGGGCCGGGGGAGGGGACAGTGACGCCCGGTCGCCGTTGTGGGTCCGCTCACTCTCTTGCAGCCCGAGGCGCAAGCCGAGGCGGGCGAGCATGGCCGACTCACTCGGCCTCGC
Coding sequences within:
- a CDS encoding caspase family protein produces the protein MPAPCPPPLAVASLLIAAALGGGLGPAVAHAQPPGEPEDEFSVDEANDVRTIPRYAVVVGVSDYDDQAIPDLPVCDLDAKEVYAALTDPNVGGVPKANATLLIGKDASRNGVLKALNALRATPKNATVYFYFSGHGARVGDQTYLIPQDAEASFLAGSALSQNELNRYLEAVPASRMVQFVDACFAAGLRSDPSKPTKAFAADAEAALQSFTGRGRIFFGAAGEDEEALTAPDKQRSVFTLHLLDGLKGGADENLDGVVTAFEVQAYLDRTVSVEAAQRGGLHSPRVEFPADVVNPSRYPLTINAAALESRTAAAKLLRTRLNALEAFFYAGKLNLARLELARDLVKRPEKALAGHERIARDEVLAAIDRGSVDARMSLALDRMGAPSLPAAPKSMHLRATVPAPLTLEGHDRPVAAVAVLPDGWRAVSASADGTLKVWNLATRTCDRTLGGDQGHGGKVSAVAVTPDGLRAVSGSADQTLKVWDLATGVCERTLEGLASNVTAVAVTPDGKRAVSGAWDKTLRVWDLSTGEAGDPLEGHTNWIAALAITPDGTRAVSASYDNDLRIWNLTTGACERTLTGHSNSVTAVAIAPDGQRAVSASGDGTLKVWNLADGSCERTLEGHSEWVDAVAVTPDGRRAVSGAWDGQLKVWNLSTGVCERTLQGHAGVVNAVAVTPDGGRIVSGSHDDTLRVWDVFEPDR
- a CDS encoding caspase family protein, giving the protein MSFARRPLPLVASGPFVAALALCLLTGATAFAQAPALPNGATPPNGAAAPDDRFSAEEANAVAGRVKNEPRHALIVGVPDYADAAIPDLPVCAPDAKAVYDLLTDPAVGGVPKANATLLIGKDASRRNILKALNDLRAVPQESTVFFYFSGHGARVGDQTYLIPQDAEAAFLAGSALSQSELDRYLKAVPASRVALFVDACFAAGLRTDPGRPTKAFAADAEAALQSFTGRGRIFFGAAGADEEALTAPDKQRSVFTLHLLEGLGGKADGNGDGVVTAFEVAAYLDGTVSAEARKRGGLHRPRVDIPADVVDPSRYPLTIHAAALKSRTAAAVLLRQRLDVLDGFFLDGALTRPQRDQAATLLSTDEPRLSRLQRQARDTALAAVERGAVDERLTRALDLMVEQAPPPSTGAPSTGEPKGPTPMRLRAVVPPPRVAEGHLAGVLSLAVAPDGQRAVSGSWDKTLRVWNLAEGTAERTLEGHRERVNAVAITPDGTRALSGSWDRTLAVWNLADGQPERALNGHSWGVLAATITPDGQRALSGSWDKTVRVWTLADGREQFVLKGHAEQINSIAVAPDGGRAVSASDDGTLRVWNLADGREERVLEGHAAAVRAVAIAPDGERAVSGDKHGALRIWNLTTGAAERTMKGHPDGVNAVAITPDGRRAVSGGGDGTVRVWNLAAGAAEGTLEGHTGSVNAVAITPDGRQIVSGSNDRTLRLWDAFERE